One window of Kineococcus endophyticus genomic DNA carries:
- a CDS encoding TIGR02611 family protein, with protein MVGAVHTQGHGTGAGADGDGPGAQPRTGDDLPGPRLPDPPRAGQAVGRQVDADVARTGSAGEAPAAGAPAARTAHQHRARRVRAALHARRELIRADARRNALYRAVVGAFGTLVVVVGLALVPLPGPGWLVVFMGLAVLGSEFSSAQRVKHFGERQLHRWVRWIAARSLAVRAALGAGTAAAVAALAWGYLAWQGLPAWTPEVVSAQLQWVPGLARG; from the coding sequence GTGGTGGGAGCGGTGCACACGCAGGGCCACGGCACGGGAGCCGGCGCGGACGGGGACGGGCCCGGCGCGCAGCCGCGGACGGGCGACGACCTGCCGGGCCCCCGGCTGCCCGACCCGCCCCGCGCCGGGCAGGCCGTGGGACGGCAGGTCGACGCCGACGTGGCGCGCACGGGGTCGGCGGGCGAGGCGCCGGCCGCGGGAGCTCCGGCCGCCCGCACCGCCCACCAGCACCGGGCCCGCCGGGTGCGCGCGGCCCTGCACGCCCGGCGCGAGCTGATCCGTGCCGACGCCCGCCGCAACGCGCTGTACCGCGCGGTCGTCGGGGCGTTCGGCACGCTCGTGGTCGTCGTGGGTCTGGCGCTCGTCCCGCTGCCCGGCCCCGGCTGGCTGGTCGTCTTCATGGGGCTCGCCGTCCTGGGCAGCGAGTTCTCCTCGGCGCAGCGGGTCAAGCACTTCGGCGAGCGCCAGCTCCACCGCTGGGTGCGCTGGATCGCCGCCCGTTCCCTGGCCGTCCGCGCGGCGCTCGGCGCGGGGACGGCGGCCGCCGTGGCCGCGCTGGCCTGGGGTTACCTCGCCTGGCAGGGGCTGCCCGCCTGGACCCCGGAGGTCGTCTCCGCGCAGCTGCAGTGGGTCCCGGGCCTGGCGCGCGGCTGA
- a CDS encoding YihY/virulence factor BrkB family protein has translation MPEDPSRPGGQPRHEESDEETMDVARSEDATASPGALDTDEVGSGVDTDGATLERTGEEPAPEVTVLVRPSRRRLVLRAWHALRQAWRDVRALTVGTVEACMRFRVTGLAAEGGFFALLSLPPLVFGLVASLGYLGRWLGAEDVDAARGQLTRVTEAFFTSQAISDVILPTFDSVTTGGRADLTVLAFAFSVWSGSRALNVYVDTIAIMYGLGGHRGIVRTRLLSLSTYLVALLVGVVVVPLVLIGPQLLGEWLPVHLRWLTTLYWPVVLVLSVFCLASLYHLATPVRSRWTRDVPGALLALLGWLAISWVLRRALSFSVAGASTSIYGPLAAPIVVLIWFYFLAIAVLIGAALNSAVDRVWPDPTKAAAREDARVQAAERRRWVP, from the coding sequence GTGCCCGAGGACCCCTCCCGTCCGGGTGGGCAGCCCCGGCACGAGGAGAGCGACGAGGAGACCATGGACGTGGCCCGCTCGGAGGACGCGACCGCGAGCCCCGGCGCCCTGGACACCGACGAGGTCGGCAGCGGGGTGGACACCGACGGAGCCACGCTCGAGCGCACCGGCGAGGAGCCGGCCCCGGAGGTGACCGTCCTGGTCCGGCCGTCCCGGCGGCGGCTCGTCCTCCGGGCGTGGCACGCACTGCGGCAGGCGTGGCGCGACGTGCGCGCACTGACGGTCGGCACCGTCGAGGCCTGCATGCGGTTCCGCGTCACGGGGCTGGCCGCCGAGGGCGGGTTCTTCGCCCTGCTGTCGCTGCCGCCGCTCGTCTTCGGTCTCGTGGCGAGCCTGGGCTACCTGGGCCGCTGGCTCGGCGCTGAGGACGTCGACGCCGCCCGGGGGCAGCTGACGCGCGTGACCGAGGCCTTCTTCACGTCCCAGGCCATCTCCGACGTCATCCTGCCGACGTTCGACTCGGTGACCACCGGAGGACGGGCCGACCTGACGGTCCTCGCCTTCGCGTTCAGCGTCTGGTCCGGATCGCGCGCCCTCAACGTCTACGTCGACACGATCGCGATCATGTACGGGCTCGGGGGGCACCGCGGGATCGTCCGGACCCGGCTGCTGTCGCTGTCGACGTACCTCGTGGCGCTGCTCGTGGGAGTCGTCGTCGTGCCGCTGGTGCTCATCGGCCCGCAGCTGCTCGGCGAGTGGCTCCCGGTGCACCTGCGCTGGCTGACGACGCTGTACTGGCCCGTCGTCCTGGTGCTCTCCGTGTTCTGCCTGGCCAGCCTGTACCACCTCGCCACCCCGGTGCGTTCCCGGTGGACGAGGGACGTGCCGGGGGCGCTGCTGGCCCTGCTGGGGTGGCTGGCGATCTCGTGGGTGCTGCGCCGCGCGCTGTCGTTCTCCGTCGCCGGCGCCTCGACGTCGATCTACGGGCCGCTGGCCGCGCCGATCGTGGTGCTGATCTGGTTCTACTTCCTGGCCATCGCCGTGCTCATCGGGGCTGCGCTGAACTCCGCCGTCGACCGGGTGTGGCCGGACCCGACCAAGGCCGCCGCCCGGGAGGACGCCCGCGTGCAGGCGGCCGAGCGGCGGCGCTGGGTCCCGTGA
- a CDS encoding MOSC N-terminal beta barrel domain-containing protein, translated as MSVTGALREIHLFPVKSAGGLSPDTARVGLDGLVGDRSHAVVDAGGQVLAAKSVPRLRELGLTGDGPPALLVPGGQDLATFLGVDGARLAPVPGGARQVEAVHVVTLAQRADPAAGDTSRANLVLDLDAPLPSGTLLRTGTALLEVVGVPRHCGGVFARVVEPGALRVGDVVDVVDVVVDVVVDVDVVVEEGSGPPG; from the coding sequence GTGTCCGTCACCGGCGCCCTGCGCGAGATCCACCTCTTCCCCGTGAAGTCCGCCGGGGGACTGTCCCCGGACACCGCCCGCGTCGGCCTCGACGGTCTCGTCGGCGACCGGTCCCACGCCGTCGTCGACGCCGGCGGGCAGGTGCTCGCCGCCAAGAGCGTCCCCCGGCTGCGCGAGCTCGGGCTCACCGGCGACGGGCCGCCCGCCCTGCTCGTCCCCGGCGGGCAGGACCTCGCCACCTTCCTCGGCGTCGACGGGGCCCGCCTGGCCCCCGTCCCCGGCGGGGCGCGGCAGGTCGAGGCCGTCCACGTCGTCACCCTGGCCCAGCGCGCCGACCCGGCGGCGGGGGACACCTCGCGCGCGAACCTCGTCCTCGACCTCGACGCGCCGCTCCCGTCCGGGACCCTGCTGCGGACCGGGACGGCCCTGCTGGAGGTCGTGGGGGTCCCGCGGCACTGCGGCGGGGTCTTCGCGCGGGTCGTGGAACCGGGGGCGTTGCGGGTCGGGGACGTGGTGGACGTGGTGGACGTGGTGGTGGACGTGGTGGTGGACGTGGACGTGGTCGTCGAGGAGGGCTCGGGCCCGCCCGGATAG
- a CDS encoding SsgA family sporulation/cell division regulator, with protein MPALPHRKTEVDVDVSLRLRTTSGPGLPVPASLHYGADDPYAIHAVFRGGDADVEWVFARDLLREGLSEPSGAGDVQVRPCTESADGRPRIVLRLSSPDGNAELEADEADVRRFLRRADALVPPGRESRHLDLDDLIARLVS; from the coding sequence GTGCCTGCACTGCCGCACCGCAAGACCGAGGTCGACGTCGACGTCTCCTTGCGGCTCCGGACGACCAGCGGCCCCGGGCTGCCGGTCCCCGCCAGCCTCCACTACGGCGCCGACGACCCGTACGCGATCCACGCCGTCTTCCGCGGCGGCGACGCCGACGTCGAGTGGGTCTTCGCCCGCGACCTGCTGCGCGAGGGCCTGAGCGAGCCGAGCGGTGCGGGGGACGTGCAGGTGCGTCCCTGCACCGAGTCCGCCGACGGTCGCCCGCGGATCGTCCTTCGCCTGTCCTCCCCCGACGGCAACGCCGAGCTCGAGGCCGACGAGGCCGACGTGCGCCGCTTCCTGCGGCGGGCGGACGCTCTCGTCCCGCCCGGCCGGGAGAGCCGGCACCTCGACCTGGACGACCTGATCGCCCGCCTCGTCTCCTGA
- a CDS encoding glycosyltransferase encodes MPLVPRSVPRRRGDLRVLFVQGHLRENGGLRVVNALADRFVADGVRTTLFALEDVGPDEQVGLPGAAVAVHLGASASLPAARRLPLALARLVDVARDHDVVVSGSEIGHGLLAASLAARTLGKPFVVLAQGDLDAALEAWVPPKLRAVTRRVHRRADAAVAVSPGLVPGLVANGIPADRVHVVLNGVDVDALTERATEPSPVTFDADRPSVLAVGRLTTHKGFDLLLRASARVRAAGHDHELVVVGEGPDRGALEALRTELGADHVRLPGFVENPAALLARADLLVSSSRTEAMPLTLLEALALAVPVVATDCCEGSRLLLDDGRHGALVAPESVDALADALTAHLTDQRPLRHAAAGGPSFARGLDPRRLARRHLELLSAVARRPLPSFAPLPLGTADPRTRSGQDPTLGTNA; translated from the coding sequence ATGCCTCTGGTCCCGCGCTCCGTGCCCCGGCGCCGGGGTGACCTCCGCGTCCTCTTCGTGCAGGGACACCTGCGCGAGAACGGCGGGCTGCGCGTCGTCAACGCCCTGGCCGACCGCTTCGTGGCCGACGGCGTCCGCACCACGCTCTTCGCCCTCGAGGACGTCGGCCCGGACGAGCAGGTCGGTCTGCCCGGCGCCGCCGTGGCCGTCCACCTCGGGGCGTCCGCGTCCCTGCCCGCCGCCCGCCGGCTCCCGCTCGCCCTCGCGCGGCTGGTGGACGTCGCCCGCGACCACGACGTCGTCGTGTCCGGTTCGGAGATCGGCCACGGCCTGCTGGCCGCTTCCCTCGCCGCCCGCACGCTGGGCAAGCCCTTCGTCGTGCTCGCCCAGGGGGACCTCGACGCGGCCCTGGAGGCGTGGGTGCCGCCGAAGCTGCGCGCGGTGACGCGGCGGGTGCACCGCCGCGCCGACGCGGCGGTCGCCGTCTCCCCCGGCCTGGTCCCCGGCCTGGTCGCCAACGGCATCCCCGCCGACCGCGTGCACGTCGTCCTCAACGGCGTCGACGTCGACGCCCTCACCGAGCGGGCCACCGAGCCGAGCCCCGTCACGTTCGACGCGGACCGGCCCTCGGTGCTCGCCGTCGGGCGCCTCACGACGCACAAGGGCTTCGACCTGCTGCTGCGGGCCTCGGCCCGCGTGCGCGCGGCCGGCCACGACCACGAGCTGGTCGTCGTCGGGGAGGGCCCGGACCGCGGCGCCCTGGAGGCCCTGCGCACCGAGCTCGGCGCGGACCACGTCCGGCTTCCCGGGTTCGTCGAGAACCCGGCGGCCCTGCTCGCCCGGGCGGACCTGCTCGTGTCGTCCTCCCGCACAGAGGCCATGCCCCTGACGTTGCTGGAGGCCCTCGCCCTGGCCGTCCCCGTCGTCGCCACCGACTGCTGCGAGGGGTCGCGCCTGCTCCTGGACGACGGTCGCCACGGCGCGCTCGTCGCGCCGGAATCGGTCGACGCCCTCGCCGACGCGCTCACCGCGCACCTCACCGACCAGCGCCCGCTGCGGCACGCCGCCGCCGGTGGTCCGTCCTTCGCCCGCGGTCTCGACCCCCGGCGGCTGGCCCGCCGGCACCTCGAGCTGCTCTCGGCGGTGGCCCGCAGGCCACTGCCCTCCTTCGCGCCACTGCCGCTGGGGACGGCCGACCCGCGCACGCGGTCCGGCCAGGACCCGACGCTCGGCACGAACGCCTGA
- the glgX gene encoding glycogen debranching protein GlgX, which produces MQIWPGRPYPLGATYDGAGTNFALFSEVAERVELCLIDADGTEHRLDLPEVDGFVWHAYLPGVQPGQRYGYRVHGPFHPESGARCQPEKLLLDPYAKAVEGQVDGDESLFSYHFDRPGEVNDDDSLGHTMLSVVVNPYFDWGNDRRPGHEYHESVIYEAHVKGLTMQHPDVPEEIRGTYAAMAHPAVIEHLTSLGITAVELMPVHQFVQDTHLVDKGLTNYWGYNTIGFFAPHNAYSSTGQQGQQVQEFKSMVRALHEANIEVILDVVYNHTAEGNHMGPTLCFRGIDNQAYYRLVDEDKKHYFDTTGTGNSLLMRSPHVLQLIMDSLRYWVTEMHVDGFRFDLASTLARQFHEVDRLSAFFDLVQQDPVVSQVKLIAEPWDVGDGGYQVGGFPPLWTEWNGRYRDTVRDFWRGEPKTLGEFASRVSGSSDLYEHSGRKPIASINFVTAHDGFTMRDLVSYNDKHNDANGEGGADGESHNRSWNCGVEGETQDEEIIALRARQHRNLLTTLLLSQGVPMILHGDELGRTQGGNNNVYCQDNETSWIDWKLDAPQRELLEFSRRVVALRRQEPVFQRRRFFAGEAGHGGESEVGDIEWFANDGREMTDADWGDASNRTVMVFLNGEAIPEPDRRGERIVGDSFLVLYNPWHETVEFTLPEKAYGDDWRPRLDTADDQVGIVSIFTEESAFSPGAKLPVAARSVLVLAREPLGDK; this is translated from the coding sequence ATGCAGATCTGGCCCGGACGGCCCTACCCCCTGGGCGCCACGTACGACGGCGCCGGGACGAACTTCGCCCTCTTCTCCGAGGTCGCCGAACGGGTCGAGCTGTGCCTCATCGACGCGGACGGGACGGAGCACCGTCTCGACCTCCCCGAGGTCGACGGCTTCGTCTGGCACGCCTACCTGCCGGGTGTCCAGCCCGGCCAGCGGTACGGCTACCGCGTGCACGGCCCGTTCCACCCCGAGAGCGGCGCGCGCTGCCAGCCGGAGAAGCTCCTGCTGGACCCGTACGCCAAGGCCGTCGAGGGGCAGGTCGACGGCGACGAGTCGCTGTTCAGCTACCACTTCGACCGCCCCGGCGAGGTCAACGACGACGACTCGCTCGGGCACACCATGCTCTCGGTCGTCGTCAACCCCTACTTCGACTGGGGCAACGACCGCCGGCCCGGTCACGAGTACCACGAGTCGGTCATCTACGAGGCCCACGTCAAGGGCCTGACGATGCAGCACCCGGACGTGCCCGAGGAGATCCGCGGGACGTACGCGGCGATGGCGCACCCGGCCGTCATCGAGCACCTCACGTCGCTGGGCATCACGGCCGTCGAGCTCATGCCCGTGCACCAGTTCGTCCAGGACACCCACCTCGTGGACAAGGGCCTGACCAACTACTGGGGTTACAACACGATCGGCTTCTTCGCGCCGCACAACGCCTACTCCTCCACCGGGCAGCAGGGCCAGCAGGTGCAGGAGTTCAAGTCGATGGTGCGCGCGCTGCACGAGGCGAACATCGAGGTCATCCTCGACGTCGTCTACAACCACACGGCCGAGGGCAACCACATGGGCCCGACGCTGTGCTTCCGCGGCATCGACAACCAGGCGTACTACCGCCTCGTCGACGAGGACAAGAAGCACTACTTCGACACCACGGGCACGGGCAACTCGCTGCTCATGCGCTCCCCGCACGTCCTGCAGCTCATCATGGACTCGCTGCGGTACTGGGTCACCGAGATGCACGTCGACGGCTTCCGCTTCGACCTCGCCTCGACCCTGGCCCGCCAGTTCCACGAGGTCGACCGCCTCAGCGCGTTCTTCGACCTCGTCCAGCAGGACCCGGTCGTGAGCCAGGTCAAGCTCATCGCCGAACCCTGGGACGTCGGCGACGGCGGCTACCAGGTCGGCGGGTTCCCCCCGCTGTGGACGGAGTGGAACGGCCGCTACCGCGACACCGTCCGCGACTTCTGGCGCGGGGAGCCCAAGACCCTGGGTGAGTTCGCCAGCCGCGTCAGCGGCTCCTCGGACCTGTACGAGCACTCGGGGCGCAAGCCCATCGCCAGCATCAACTTCGTGACGGCCCACGACGGCTTCACGATGCGCGACCTCGTGTCGTACAACGACAAGCACAACGACGCCAACGGCGAGGGCGGGGCCGACGGCGAGAGCCACAACCGGTCCTGGAACTGCGGCGTCGAGGGCGAGACGCAGGACGAGGAGATCATCGCGCTGCGGGCCCGGCAGCACCGCAACCTGCTGACGACGCTCCTGCTGTCCCAGGGCGTGCCGATGATCCTGCACGGCGACGAGCTCGGCCGGACGCAGGGCGGCAACAACAACGTCTACTGCCAGGACAACGAGACCTCCTGGATCGACTGGAAGCTCGACGCCCCCCAGCGCGAGCTGCTGGAGTTCAGCCGCCGCGTCGTCGCTCTGCGCCGGCAGGAACCGGTGTTCCAGCGCCGCCGGTTCTTCGCCGGGGAGGCCGGGCACGGCGGGGAGTCCGAGGTCGGGGACATCGAGTGGTTCGCCAACGACGGCCGCGAGATGACGGACGCCGACTGGGGCGACGCCTCGAACCGCACGGTCATGGTCTTCCTCAACGGGGAGGCCATCCCCGAACCGGACCGCCGCGGTGAGCGGATCGTGGGCGACTCGTTCCTGGTGCTCTACAACCCCTGGCACGAGACCGTCGAGTTCACGCTGCCCGAGAAGGCGTACGGCGACGACTGGCGACCGCGCCTGGACACCGCCGACGACCAGGTCGGCATCGTCTCCATCTTCACCGAGGAGTCGGCGTTCTCGCCGGGCGCCAAGCTGCCCGTCGCCGCCCGCTCCGTGCTCGTCCTGGCCCGTGAACCTCTGGGAGACAAGTGA